Proteins encoded together in one Triticum dicoccoides isolate Atlit2015 ecotype Zavitan chromosome 7B, WEW_v2.0, whole genome shotgun sequence window:
- the LOC119338685 gene encoding poly [ADP-ribose] polymerase 2-A-like, with amino-acid sequence MSAKLRVEELRAELQRRGLDASGTKPALVLRLDAAICEEEKEAASAAEICNVDGIDGVVMDGKAEGKSKRKRKRHGEGENEEENDILDAAKLQSMGYRELQALAKARGLNANGGKKDVLQRLLSSPATSVVDCGIQDKKEVAEADDGKVEELKKKKMVTDVMLDAAQLQGMGYRELQALAKARGLAANGIKKDVIERLLSTPANSVAVADGGFQDKKKLAKGGVGEVEEEVKKEKIVKATKKGAAVLDEHIPDDIKMTYHVLQVGDEIYDATLNQTNVGDNNNKFYIIQALESDAGGSFMVFNRWGRVGARGQQKLHPCSSRDEAIDEFEGKFEDKTKNSWSDRKNFECYAKKYTWLEMDYGEVDKETTQVQKKGSITDHLKETKLETRTAQFISLICNISMMKQQMMEIGYNADKLPLGKLSKSTILKGYDVLKRISNVISRADRRQLEQLTGEFYTVIPHDFGFKKMREFLIDTPQKLKAKLEMVEALGEIEIATKLLEDDSSDQEDPLYARYKQLHCDFTPLEVHSKEYSMIKTYLTNTHGKTHSGYTIDILQMFKVSRHGETERFQKFASAGNRMLLWHGSRLSNWAGIFSQGLRIAPPEAPVTGYMFGKGVYFADMFSKSANYCYASQTSRSGVLLLCEVALGDMNELLNAKYDADNLPKGKLSTKGVGQMAPAESKVTEDGVVVPLGKPKEEPSKRGSLLYNEYIVYNVEQIRMRYVLHVSFNFKGGR; translated from the exons ATGTCGGCGAAGCTGCGGGTGGAGGAGCTCCGCGCCGAGCTGCAGCGCCGCGGCCTCGACGCCTCCGGCACCAAGCCGGCGCTG GTGCTAAGGCTGGACGCTGCAATCTGTGAGGAAGAGAAGGAGGCGGCTTCTGCAGCTGAGATATGTAATGTAGATGGCATAGACGGTGTGGTCATGGATGGCAAAGCGGAAGGCAAGAGCAAAAGGAAGAGGAAAAGGCATGGTGAAGGTGAAAATGAGGAGGAAAATGACATTTTGGATGCGGCAAAGCTACAGAGCATGGGCTATCGTGAGCTGCAGGCTTTGGCCAAGGCACGGGGGCTCAACGCTAATGGGGGCAAGAAGGATGTTCTACAGAGGTTGCTCTCCAGCCCTGCTACTTCTGTTGTGGATTGTGGTATTCAGGACAAGAAGGAAGTAGCAGAAG CTGATGATGGGAAGGTTGAGGaattgaaaaagaaaaaaatggtcACAGATGTGATGCTGGATGCGGCACAGCTACAGGGCATGGGCTACCGGGAGCTGCAGGCATTGGCCAAGGCACGGGGACTCGCAGCGAATGGGATCAAGAAGGATGTTATTGAGAGGTTGCTATCAACCCCTGCTAATTCTGTGGCAGTTGCAGATGGTGGTTTCCAGGACAAGAAGAAACTTGCAAAAG GTGGTGTTGGGGAGGTTGAAGAGGAGGTGAAAAAGGAGAAGATTGTCAAAGCCACGAAGAAAGGTGCTGCAGTGCTGGATGAGCACATCCCTGACGATATAAAAATGACCTATCATGTATTGCAAGTG GGTGACGAGATCTATGATGCCACCTTGAACCAGACTAATGTTGGAGACAACAATAATAAGTTCTATATCATTCAAGCTTTAG AATCTGATGCTGGTGGAAGCTTCATGGTTTTCAATAGATGGGGGAGAGTAGGGGCACGAGGTCAACAAAAGCTACATCCCTGTTCATCACGAGACGAAGCAATAGACGAGTTTGAGGGGAAGTTTGAGGACAAAACAAAAAACAGTTGGTCCGACCGCAAGAATTTTGAGTGTTATGCAAAGAAATACACGTGGCTTGAAATGGACTATGGTGAAGTCGACAAGGAAACA ACTCAGGTTCAAAAGAAAGGTTCCATTACTGATCATTTAAAAGAGACAAAGCTTGAAACTCGAACTGCCCAATTTATATCCCTCATTTGCAATATAAGTATGATGAAGCAACAAATGATGGAAATTG GTTATAATGCTGATAAACTTCCCCTTGGAAAGCTAAGCAAATCTACAATACTTAAG GGCTATGATGTTTTGAAGAGGATTTCCAATGTTATTTCAAGGGCAGACAGAAGACAGCTTGAACAATTGACTGG GGAATTCTACACCGTGATTCCTCATGACTTTGGTTTTAAAAAGATGC GTGAATTCCTTATCGACACTCCTCAGAAATTAAAAGCTAAGCTGGAAATG GTTGAAGCCCTTGGGGAGATTGAAATTGCAACTAAGCTTCTGGAGGATGATTCAAGTGACCAG GAGGATCCACTGTATGCTCGATACAAGCAACTTCATTGTGACTTTACGCCTCTTGAAGTTCATTCAAAAGAGTACTCTATG ATAAAAACATATCTGACGAATACACATGGCAAAACACACTCGGGTTATACTATTGACATTTTACAAATGTTTAAGGTGTCAAGACATGGTGAAACAGAGCGGTTTCAGAAG TTTGCTAGTGCAGGAAACAGGATGCTTTTATGGCATGGTTCTCGGCTGTCCAACTGGGCTGGGATATTTTCTCAGG GTTTGAGAATTGCTCCTCCTGAAGCGCCTGTTACTGGCTACATGTTTGGAAAAGGGGTTTACTTTGCCGATATGTTCTCCAAGAGTGCAAACTACTGCTATGCTTCACAAACATCTAGATCTGGGGTGCTGCTTCTATGTGAG GTTGCACTGGGCGATATGAATGAACTACTAAATGCGAAATACGATGCTGATAACCTGCCCAAGGGGAAATTAAG TACCAAAGGAGTTGGCCAGATGGCACCAGCGGAGTCGAAGGTCACTGAGGATGGCGTTGTTGTTCCACTCGGAAAACCGAAAGAGGAACCTTCAAAGAGG GGTAGCTTGCTGTACAATGAGTACATTGTTTACAACGTAGAGCAGATCAGGATGCGGTACGTGCTCCATGTTTCCTTTAACTTCAAGGGAGGACGGTAG